The following proteins are encoded in a genomic region of Brachypodium distachyon strain Bd21 chromosome 1, Brachypodium_distachyon_v3.0, whole genome shotgun sequence:
- the LOC112270632 gene encoding heterogeneous nuclear ribonucleoprotein A/B-like — protein sequence MPPKKRFLRNASTLIPTPPPTNAPATAAETLVLPTASPQPPVTESGLLLPPPPKAADPSTPPIPAAEAKLPTTPPSAPGAAAAEPAPEQKVRKHKVIKRIVKVPKGTLAARKDAAAAAAASADGAGAKPNETLGDKGCNNGCSHLCCKEGQSCVTNCKLAAAAAAAREALIKRKQLLLEKQTLAAKPAIDCNNAPVEGVKEGGLHYDAKEEDVRAVFSKAGEITQVHVIPNTQTWKNQGYCFVQYREAAHAKKAIEELGNVKICGKRCRTAALDGNNIDKKRKKEDIRRAGAYQPEQTYGDRQ from the exons ATGCCCCCGAAGAAGCGCTTCCTCCGCAACGCCTCCACCCTCAtacccacgccgccgccaaccaacgcccccgccaccgccgcggaGACCCTAGTTCTCCCAACCGCGAGCCCGCAGCCTCCCGTCACCGAATCGGGCCTTTtgctaccgccgccgcctaagGCTGCGGATCCCTCCACGCCACCGATCCCGGCTGCCGAGGCTAAGTTAcccaccacgccgccgtctgctcctggtgcggcggcggcggagcctgcGCCCGAACAGAAGGTACGGAAACACAAGGTTATAAAGAGGATCGTGAAGGTCCCCAAGGGCACCTTGGCGGCCCGCAAGGacgcggcggctgctgctgctgctagtgcTGATGGTGCAGGAGCCAAGCCGAATGAAACATTGGGTGACAAGGGCTGCAACAATGGATGCTCGCACTTATGTTGTAAAGAAGGGCAGTCGTGTGTCACCAATTGCAaactagctgctgctgctgccgctgcgaGGGAAGCGCTGATTAAGAGAAAGCAACTTTTGTTGGAAAAACAAACCTTGGCTGCGAAGCCAGCGATTGATTGCAATAATGCTCCAGTAGAGGGGGTGAAGGAAG GCGGCCTTCACTACGAtgccaaggaggaggacgtgAGGGCGGTTTTCAGTAAGGCTGGGGAGATCACGCAGGTGCACGTGATACCGAACACTCAAACATGGAAGAACCAGGGGTACTGCTTCGTGCAGTACCGTGAGGCTGCGCACGCGAAGAAGGCCATCGAAGAGCTTGGCAATGTGAAG ATTTGTGGGAAGCGTTGTCGAACTGCAGCTCTGGATGGGAATAACATCGACAAGAAACGGAAGAAAGAAGAT ATAAGGCGAGCAGGGGCTTACCAACCGGAGCAGACATATGGAGATAGACAGTAG